Proteins from one Podarcis raffonei isolate rPodRaf1 chromosome 1, rPodRaf1.pri, whole genome shotgun sequence genomic window:
- the CEND1 gene encoding cell cycle exit and neuronal differentiation protein 1, whose protein sequence is MESKGSTRGGNKPDAKTASSGKPEKPNPGPATAADKKEAPSKEQPAPPATTPAKKAATAAASEATMLNNHGNMKPSSAGGAAEGAEAAGHPADSEHKGNNAEESPGSSIFENMKPLIIVGGAAVAAIALIVGVALLARKK, encoded by the coding sequence ATGGAGTCCAAAGGGAGCACCCGAGGTGGAAATAAGCCCGATGCCAAGACCGCCAGCTCAGGGAAGCCAGAGAAGCCCAACCCTGGCCCTGCCACAGCTGCCGATAAGAAAGAAGCCCCTTCAAAGGAGCAGCCAGCTCCTCCTGCCACCACCCCAGCAAAAAAGGCAGCAACGGCGGCAGCCAGTGAGGCAACCATGCTGAACAACCACGGCAACATGAAGCCTAGCTCTGCTGGGGGAGCGGCGGAGGGCGCAGAGGCCGCAGGTCATCCCGCTGACTCTGAGCACAAAGGGAACAATGCGGAGGAGTCTCCGGGCAGCAGCATTTTTGAGAACATGAAGCCTCTGATCATCGTCGGAGGGGCGGCGGTGGCTGCTATTGCTCTGATTGTGGGAGTGGCTCTCCTTGCCCGGAAAAAATAA